The genomic interval tttgcTTTTTAATCGACATGATATCGACAAACTGTCGACAACATGTTGATATTGGTTATCCCTGACCTTTCTTAGCAGGATATCGACATAGCATCGATATTCTACCGATAAACTGTCGATAACATCTGGAAAACCTAGATTTCGACAGAAAACTAGATCTGCAAGATCTCTACCATTTCAGACCAAAAAATACCAGTTCCAATAAATACGACACATATAACgaaagaaaactacataaaatctaacaaaatgcttaaaacacaatttatccattataatggtgtaagattcttgagtgattgTGGTGTGCTCCGGTTTTCTGCCACCGCCCACCGAGAAATAAACATTCGACAGGGAAGAGAGAGTGGgaagttttttcaattttttctagagagagagaggggtgcaCGAGAGgcaagagagagaggaagagagagggaagagagagagaggaagagagagggaagagagagggaagtttttttagtttttaacaattttttttttattttttttaataaaagggtaaaatgggaagttcatgtaatcaatgggattaatttgtacaaattagtggagggtctaaattttgatattggGGGTTTTAttaagggaaaaaaacaaaatttcccTTGTCAAATTCATCATCTGTTTGATGGATCATGGCATAAATAGGAATATTCACAGTTGGATGGGCCATGAATTGCTTTGGCTCTTTTTTCGATAGGGAGGGTGCTCGTGGAGGAGAATTATCAAggctttattttttctttcccttttagttttttgttgtttttgtttttcatcAAGCATTCGTCTAAGTCAGAGAAGTGAGTCTTCTTGTGAATAGATTGAGAAAGGTGATGTCGGAGAAGTCTTTGGCATTGTTGAGAACTGCCATGGTACTGATGGTGTATTTGATCCAAAAAGGATTGTATTTCCTCCAAAAAGTGTTGATTGACCCTGTAGAATATGATTCTCTttgaaaaaattacttttttagagattcatactagGTTTTAAGGCTTTCATTTCAGCTTCTTTTGCCAAGAATAATGACATCATAACAGAATTTGATTTTATGATGGCCATGAACTTGTCATGCGTCTTTTGAATCTTGTTTGTCAACTTTTCAATGATTGTATCTTGTGATTGTTGTTTGACCATTGTCTCTTACGggtgatttatttttctaccCGTTTTAAGACGTGATTTTGGGCAATCATATTTTCTGTTTGCCAATTTAATACTTCTTCGGCTGCGGAGACCTTTTGTAGAGTTCCATCAGCATTTCTAGTTGTaggattttgtatttttggatGAAGGGAAGTGATACCTTGCTCTTCTGTTTTTTCAAACCTCTTGAGAGGAGGGAAATGTACATCATAATCAATGGAAGGACTGGGGTGATCATGTTTGCGTGAGGAAGTAATTGAACTGATGGTTGAATAGCTGGTGCTGGAAATTTTTCTCCATGCTTCTTCATCCATTTCGCTTGTCTTTTGTAACAAGGCAAGACTATCTGTGGCTGTGAAGTTTTTGAAGAATCATCTGAATCTCATCCGGTAGGTTCTGGTATAGGCTGTTGTAGCTCTTTGGTGCAGAGTATTTGATTATATAATCGAATTTTTTGGATGGTTGGCCTAATAGATCGATGTTTTTGTTGCCCTTTTCTAGCTTTTGCTTAAGTCTCTTTCCTGGAGTGGGACGTCGTGAGGGCTCATCATCTTTTAGAAAACTTTTGTAGTTACAAATATCCTTGTTTTTTATGCTCGTCTGAGGATTCAAAAGCATGAATTGGCTTTCCTTGAGAATCAAAGTACAATATTTCTCCATTTGTTGGTTGGATGGGTGTGATGACATATTGGGTGCAAAAATAGCTAGGTGGTTGGATGGGTGTGATGACATATTAGGCTTCTGTCAAAAGCAATTTCAACAGATCCATCTTCTTTTGTGTAGTAGGAAGGCTCAATTGTGGTTTGAACCATAGGCTGTAGCTTGTGAAGCTTTTCATAGTTTGTGACCCACAATTTGGGTAAAAGCTTTGTGAGTACAAGTCGGTATTTGTTTAGAATCGACGAAGATGAGTAAAGTATCTTGTGTTTGAGGGCTTAAGATCAAGAGCATGATCTTGAAGCCGATATGCCATCTGATAATGGAGTGTGGCGCCAAGAAAAGTTGGGTCTTAATCCACTCCTACTGTCTGTACTTCTACTTTAAAAGCATCAGTCAGTCGATTGTCTCTGAGAGACATGTTGAAATTGGGAAACAGAGTGACGACCATTGTTCCTGCATTTAAGGTAGTTTCAATAGTAGCTATACTTGCATGTTGATATTTCCTCATTCGAGTATCAAGAAGACCAACACGAGCGCTAACTAGAAGGCCCTTCCTGCCATGATAATTTAGAGCAAGGTGAAATGCACTAAAGTGGATGTGGGTATAACCATGTGTCATACATTGTGGAGGGAGTTCAGGTGGAATTTCAAGAGTCACAAATTGGATTTCTGGTGTTGGTGCAAGTTGGCACTGGCTGAATTTTAAGACTTGAATGTATTCTTTCGAAATTTTGAAAGATAGTTTAAGCTTTAATGAATCAAGTAAAAGAGAAAGGAGTCTTGGTGAAAGGTTCGCTCGTGcaaaatttatcaaaatttaTCATAAGTTAATTTTCTATTATCatcaataattatttattttttcactcaatttttttgttaaatttagTACAAAATTTATCCAATTTCTAAAGATATGCACCAGAAATCTACGTAGTGACATTTTTTttccaacaaaataaaaaaccatattccattaaaaaaaacaatgtaattacatatatttgtttgttgtatatgaaaaaaaaaaaaaagtgacatTGTAAAAATTAGTAACTTTGTAATATGCGGTGtttttgatttgtaattattaaatttaaaaccgCAGACCAAACCAAACTAAACCAAACCACGCGGTTTGGCAAAATACAAATCACAACCCACCTCAAAGAATTTTAAACTGCATTTTTTATGCTCTATAGTGCAGTGCGGTTTGTGCATTGTGAGCGATTTAAAGAACACTCCTACTCTCAAGTAGAGATTGAATATTTTTGCAAAGAAATTTGTATTATGTTTTGTAAAACCATAAATTGTGTTATTATGCCAGCCATTAATGAAAGAAGCAACTGCattaaaaaacactaaaaaaacGAATGCATTCCAAGACTACAACGCTTACTCTCTGGTACACAAAATGTGAATAAAAGATTCAcaatctctctctccctctctttcaCACGGTCACACCCCCTCAAATTCAAAGGAAAGACAGATAATAAAACACACCATTTAGGGAGGAGGTCCTGGTCTTACTCTTGTCTTGTTATTTTTCTACTTACTAAGCTTCATCCCATTCATCATTCTTGTATGATACTAGAGTGTCTACcttgtgaatctgcaaaaaTACCCAACACAACACAAAGACCCAATTAATCAAAATTCATATCTAGTTGATGAGTGTTCAAACAAACCATATATATTCCAAGACTTACCTTTGTATCAAAAGAATGCAATTTCACCATCTGGGGATTAGCAATCAATTTAGGATCACTTTCAATCCAAGTGAATGGTACTGCAACATCTGTATTTGTATATGCTAGAACATCAAACACACctaaacacaaacaaaaaaaagCAATATTGTAAGTAAAATTTCACCACAGCTGAGTAAAGAAGggtttttctctctctttctttctttctttctttctttctttcttacaaGGCTCATCAAGGCATGGCAAGTAAGTGATACTAGAAGCAATCTGTCTCATGATTGCTTGAATCTCTCTCATAATTTCCTTGTCACTTTTTTCCCTTGACACCCTGAGAAATCAAAATAACCAAACACAAAACAAtctttaataaataaacatgGAGTAAACTAAAGAAAAACTTTGGCTTACCCTTTCTCAACGACTTCACCATCGGTCTCAATGCTGAAATTCCACCTCTCTAAAACTTCATTTGTAGACTTGCTCATTATTACAAGAACAACTCTTTGTAATTGGCCAGCTTCCAACCACTCTATTGAAAATACATTCCAAACTCCAAATATCAGTAACCAAGATATTGGAAAAGTCGAATGAAGAAATGGAAAATTgatttccttttcctacatttttTTCTTGGCTTCGAAACAGTACAGAGTAGACTAACCTGAAAGCTGTGCGTTTAGGTTGGAAATGAATGATTTGACACCCTCATCTTGGGTAAGCAGCATAGGGAGCCCATATTTCTTCACTTTGACAAAACTCTCTTCAGGATAAACTCCCCGATTATACAGAATGCTATATCATCATCAATTCAACATTAGTtccattataattatatatatacatatattaagttACAATAAATGAGACAAAAGACCCTAACCTGTTAGCAGCATAGCCTGAGAAAAGTGTTCCAAAAGAAAAATCCAAAGTAAAAGAAAGAAATCAGCAAAATGAGATGTGAATATAGAACGAAAAAAGGCACCCACAAGAAAGAAAAACCTACCAAAGAACTCGCTGACGATCGCCGCAGAGCCTCGAAGGGTAATTATGTCTTTAGTTGTGGTCTTTGCAGCCATTTTCTGGGAAAGAAATCTCTTCTTTTCTCGgagacaaaaaaaaacaaatgggGATTTGTTGAAGAAATGAAAATGGGAaatgggttgggttgggttggATTTTGAGTATGATTGAGAGAAAGAAATTGAATTTTGAGTGAAGCGAGATTGGAGGCTGAAGAAATAAAGATCAGATTTTTAGCAAAAGAAGACGAGTGGAAGAACAACGGCTAGTTTATTTTGGTGTCTTTTCGAGGCCAACGGTAACATTTTAAAATGGACCATTTGGGATAGGAACAACTGGGTCCCACTCAGaatttaatatttgttttttaaGGGATTAGTGGAACATCATTGACGGTCCTGATTTGATCCACGTAGGAAATTGAATTACGTGGctgtttttgtttaaaaattaattatggatGATATATgttgtaatttattaataatgatgATTCGCTGTGTTGGCCATTTCATCATAAATAATCAATTAAAAGAGCTTGATATCGAAAATGAAAAGTTAGCTTTAGTGTCAATTGGAACTTGTAGAAATATTAATGTACTTACAAGTTAATGCAATAAATTTAAGATAAATTATcccttatattatttttttttatttttttttaagatacggtttgaatttttaaagtgatttttatgtagattgcaatatatattttgcttacaatttaagttactccattaatttcaataaaaatttctatatagaattctgtaaaaatataaataaattattttaaagtataaaaataaaaaaatccttaaatttaatTACTAGTGTCAAAAGATACTTCAACATCAATTTTGATTacgtttttattatattaatctttaaaaatatatattcattttgctctaatatgattaaaaattacaaaaaattagaataatttaccAAAATTAAGTATATGATTTAATTACttactgtaaaaaaaaattgaaaattaaatcaaTAATGCATATTTCCACTTTGATAATAAAATGAAATGAGAGTTTGGTAGTATTTATTTAAtggcttttttcataaatgtacaacaaaaacaacataattacaaaaaatgtgcaaaaaaaaaaaaattattttaaaaacttatacattttgaaaacttattacatgaaaccatacattttaatcattaaataataaaatatgtttattaaaactcaaaataaacaatttcgtaaaattaattaaacagttttataaaataaacaaattaaatattttttttattaaaagataaatgtttattatctattttagtatgaattattataatttaataagaatttttttaataaaatacaatatcaaaattataaacactaatgtatataaatataaatcaatacttaaaattactaaaaataaacatgacacatagagtgatataataaacatatgtgaatattattattttgtttattaaattagtatgtttaatagatagaaaacaaaataaacatatatatacaaagtattttatattattagtatgtttattataattgtaaacataaaaatagacatagtcaatttatactatactaaaataagtatattttttttctattgtttctatatattgattattttttgaTGAGTAAGTAAATGAATTTTCTACTGAAatataattcttacatcaaaaaataaataaacaaaaataactttataaactccaaaaattatttaattagaaaaaataaacatgacacaataaacaaaaaaaaacataaagataaacaattttatatatatattatttatttttttaaaaaaattactagaAAATAAACAGAACACACGTAGAGTAATATAATAaacctatgtgaatattattattttgtttattaaattagtatgttttgttaattccatttttggcatatttaattgacaaaaatattttattatttaatgtatatttcggctggcatatattgatatggtttccctatttgtgtaaatctaaacttggaaggaaagttgactagctttcccatttatggaaattgaggtaaaaatggtaagttttgattacacattgattctttgctaaccagctgttattctgatcttgtgttgagtttcccattttctaagatcaggtttcttgaagagaaaaccggagctaaactttccttttctataaaaggaaagttgtagttattgcccacgattctgtaggtacagaaacggaaattcctggactgattgaagaattattttagggaagtttctagtgggttgaggtcttgttcagaccgaatgtaagctgtctatgagatgtatattcattataaatacatcttatagctgctaggttttgtatctctttcatacacttagaattatattcatatcttaaggaaagagtgtctttgttatgttaactcttttattcactttcatatcataagaaaagagtgtctttgttttgtagagaagagttgttctactcttactctgtttatttgttgtttgtattgtcttgagtctgtatacaagtctacaacgaagaagaacatcagtgcaccttcgggagaagggtatttacaagctttcgggagattgcttttgaagtcttgcatcgggatgatacaagcacacaaccttcgggagatggttgtataggctttcgggagatagcctttaagccttgaatcgggaggattcaagcactcttcaaggtgatcgaagggagttcaagctcttggagttttatcaagattcggttagtaggtggaatacatcaagcttgcggcatacaataagagggagtctatttatgcataagtcaattactttgtatttttgataccgatctaatgaatcttatctctgggcgtggccccgtggactagtaacaactgcgaaaggattgttgaaaccacgtacaaaaatcttgtgtgtttttacttttatgcactcgTTTGTTTTTacgggtttctctggagttacagagttgcattcgTAACTACGAAAACTCGTTTTCGATAtgctttattattccgcatttaattaatcatttaattaaataatcaaactgggaatattaaaatacagaatttcatttggtatcagagcaagtcactaaattcttagtgagatcttgaggttattccgtttaacttgttttgtgtgagatgtctttgtttgcagaaggaagttctatctctagacctcctctattgaatgagtcgaattatccttattggaaggtcaggatgagagcattcatcaaatcgcaagatgagaaggcatggagagctattcttacaggttggtctcaacctactgaaaatgatgaaaaaggtaatactcaggtaaaatctgaactcagttggaccactgaagatgaaaaactgtctggttataataataaggctttacatgctatttttaatggtgttggtgaaggctttattaaattaatctcatcttgtgaatctgcaaaggaagcatgggaaatccttcaaattcaatttgaaggtactgctgatgtaaagagatcacgatttaccatgctgcaaactagatttgatgaattgagaatgtcagatactgaaactttaaatgatttttatgaaagattatctgatatttataatgagttttttgccttgggagaaaaactagatgaatcagtcttggttcgagttcttcctgacaggtttgacacaaaattgcttgcaatggaagaggcaaaagattttggcaaaatgaaggttgaggaactcatgggatctttaagaacctttgagttgaatcaacaaatcaagaaaaagagtaagcaaagtctctcgaatgagaaaagtaaaggtattgcctttaatgcttctgaaaatattgtttctgatgatgaaaatgatgatgaaatggttctattggcaaaaaatttccaaaaattcatgaaatctactggaaataaaaagttcctttcaaagaacccaaaaggtaacatttctggtaatattccctctaaacctttttcatctaacaataagaaaggtattaaatgcagagaatgtgaaggttttggtcacactcaaaccgaatgtgctaataccttaaagaaaaataaaaagggattaaATATTACCTGGAGTGATTATTctgagagtagtgaggatgaaaaaaaaaagttgtcctaacaagtgttttgtcaaggaatttgcaggaaaaaggaaagagcatttgcttgaacaatatcctaatcaatgacaacaaggaagaatccagatccgaatcagatgagtcagaaattgatgaggattccatggttgaatcctacaaggtaatgtttggtaagtggttggaaacttgtgctgaaaatcgctccctggttaaagataataaaattttgtgtaacaacattaatgagttggaagataaactcaaatgttgtgaatctgaattgtctttaaaagagtcaaagattatttctttaaccaaggaaattgataacattaaaaagaatgttaaaatgctaaatccaggttccaccatctttgaaaaaattcaaaaatctggccaaaccaatcatgctgggctgggttatgttccaaatcaacctgtttctaataccactaatagttttgtttctggaagaactgtttctacctcgcaggtttCTGTCTCTACAAAGAAAGCACTCGTCAttacagaaaagaagcagcacggtaagtttgacaatttcaaagggactggaagacgtttcattcctatttgccatttttgtggagtaaaaggtcacattcgacctaaatgtataaccatgcataacatgtttaaatctaattacgttggaaataaacatgttttacaaaaacaaaaatgggttgtcaaaaacaaatgcttggtaggttctacttgttttaaaactgctgcttctaacatgtggtattttgatagtggttgttctagacacatgacaggtgaaaaagaatttcttgtgaacataagaccaatgcactgtggagaagttacatttggtaacggtcttactGGTAAAGTCATAGGAATAGAAACTCTCAAGTTCAaagggcttcctaaactaaagaatgtcatgttggttgaaggactaaaagctaatccacttagcattagtcagatttgtgatcagggttatactgtgagctttgatagcaatcattgctatgtatataatattcttgatgaaattgtgttacaagggctgcgatctagtgataattgttatactctcactacgtatgtcacttgtcattctgtcattgaaaatgttactgacctatggcatgaaaaacttggtcacatccattttaaaaatctgaaaaaattatctgtttcagggattgttcgaggattacctaaactaggtaaagagtcattgggaaaatgtggaccatgccagttaggtaagcaactgaaaatttctcacaagagtgtcccggatgtgaatacttctagagttctcgaactcttgcacatggacttaatgggtccaatccaggtagaaagcttaaatggtaagaggtatatttttgtttgtgttgatgatttttctcgattttcatgggtggattttttgagagaaaaatctgatacttttgaagctttccaatccttgtgtttgaaattaagagttgaaaaagattgtaacattggtaaaattgttaggattaggagtgatcatggtaaggaatttgaaaataccatatatgatgaattttgtaaagctaacggtatttctcatgaattttctgctcctaaaactcctcaacaaaatggagtggttgaaagaaagaatcgtactctaacagaaatggctagagtaatgttgaatagcaagaagctcacaAAGCGTCTTTGGGCCGAAGCtattaacactgcttgctataccatcaacagagtattcttacgtccaggtactcacaaaacaccttatgaaatctggaaaggtaagaaaccaaatgtaagtcactttcatgtgtttggatgtgtgtgttatatcttacgagatcgtgattacattggtaaatttgatgctaaaagtgatgaaggtgttttcttaggatattccacaaatagtagggcatatcgtgtgtataacatgagaacccaaactgtcatggaatctgctaatgttgttgttgatgatctaaaagatttttctgagttttccacagaaggaCAGATTGAAGATTTGCTTGAAAAGCCCGTCGCTTTGAGGAAAAGGAACCCGACGAAGCTTCGAAGCGATCGTCGAGGCTCTTGTGCGGGGAATGCATTGCTACAgaaaaaccaacaacaaaagaatccgagtatcctttaaattcaatcactgattcaatacagagggaaccatcctccagggttaaaaagaatcatccttcagatctcatcctcggaaacttggatgagagcatggttacaagaagaaaatatgtcaatataattcaatttttatgttttatttcttctttagaacctaaatctgtaaaagaagcACTAATGGATGAAGAATGGTTTTTAGCTATGCAGGATGAGCTAcatcagtttgttcgaaacaaagtctggaaaatgattccaagacc from Cannabis sativa cultivar Pink pepper isolate KNU-18-1 chromosome 4, ASM2916894v1, whole genome shotgun sequence carries:
- the LOC115711949 gene encoding mitotic spindle checkpoint protein MAD2, giving the protein MAAKTTTKDIITLRGSAAIVSEFFGYAANSILYNRGVYPEESFVKVKKYGLPMLLTQDEGVKSFISNLNAQLSEWLEAGQLQRVVLVIMSKSTNEVLERWNFSIETDGEVVEKGVSREKSDKEIMREIQAIMRQIASSITYLPCLDEPCVFDVLAYTNTDVAVPFTWIESDPKLIANPQMVKLHSFDTKIHKVDTLVSYKNDEWDEA